A window of the Vibrio ostreae genome harbors these coding sequences:
- a CDS encoding helix-turn-helix transcriptional regulator — translation MKTIDRILHTIKREGAVTAKQLAEDLGITTMGARQHLQALEDDGVLAFHDVKVKVGRPTRHWSLTKQGHDQFADRHGELTIQVIEAVEHIFGKEGLAKVAAEREAQTLAQYQQAVQHCPDLAAKLEKLVELREQEGYMAELEQTEQGYLLVENHCPICKAAQRCPNLCQSELNVFQRLLGDECRVERSEHIIAGERRCTYQIYPL, via the coding sequence ATGAAGACGATCGACCGGATTTTACACACCATCAAACGTGAAGGTGCCGTGACCGCCAAACAGCTTGCCGAAGACTTAGGCATCACCACCATGGGGGCCCGTCAGCACCTGCAGGCCTTAGAAGATGACGGTGTTCTGGCCTTTCATGATGTGAAGGTCAAAGTCGGCCGTCCGACCCGCCACTGGTCCCTGACCAAACAGGGCCATGATCAGTTTGCCGACCGCCACGGCGAGCTGACCATTCAGGTTATCGAAGCGGTAGAACACATTTTCGGTAAAGAAGGGCTAGCTAAAGTCGCCGCCGAGCGTGAAGCGCAGACACTGGCCCAGTATCAGCAAGCGGTGCAACACTGCCCCGATCTGGCCGCGAAGCTGGAAAAACTGGTCGAACTGCGCGAGCAGGAAGGCTACATGGCCGAACTGGAACAGACCGAGCAGGGCTACCTGCTGGTGGAAAACCACTGCCCTATCTGTAAAGCCGCCCAACGCTGTCCGAATCTGTGTCAGTCAGAGCTCAACGTGTTTCAGCGCCTGCTCGGCGATGAATGCCGGGTGGAACGCAGTGAACATATCATTGCCGGTGAGCGGCGCTGTACCTACCAGATTTATCCGCTCTGA
- the tpiA gene encoding triose-phosphate isomerase — protein sequence MRRPVVMGNWKLNGSKAMVTELLAGLNAELEGVTGVDVAVAPPALYLDLAERLIAEGGNKMILGAQNTDLNNSGAFTGDMSPAMLKDFGASHIIIGHSERREYHHESDEFVAKKFAFLKENGLTPVFCIGESEAQNEAGETEAVCARQINAVIDAYGVEALNGAIIAYEPIWAIGTGKAATADDAQRIHASIRALIAAKDAAVAEQVIIQYGGSVKPENAEAYFAQPDIDGALVGGASLDAKSFAAIAKAAAKAKA from the coding sequence ATGCGTCGTCCTGTAGTGATGGGGAACTGGAAACTAAATGGCAGCAAAGCAATGGTGACTGAACTGTTGGCTGGCCTGAATGCAGAACTTGAAGGTGTAACTGGTGTTGACGTGGCAGTCGCGCCACCGGCACTTTACCTGGATCTGGCTGAGCGTCTGATCGCAGAAGGCGGCAACAAGATGATCCTGGGTGCACAAAACACTGACCTGAACAACAGCGGTGCGTTCACTGGCGATATGTCTCCGGCTATGCTGAAAGATTTTGGTGCTTCTCACATCATCATCGGTCACTCAGAGCGTCGTGAATACCACCACGAATCAGACGAGTTCGTCGCGAAGAAATTTGCGTTCCTGAAAGAAAACGGCCTGACTCCGGTTTTCTGTATCGGTGAGTCTGAAGCGCAAAACGAAGCGGGCGAAACTGAAGCGGTATGCGCACGTCAAATCAACGCAGTGATCGACGCTTACGGCGTAGAAGCCCTGAACGGCGCGATCATCGCTTACGAACCAATCTGGGCAATCGGTACGGGTAAAGCAGCGACTGCAGACGATGCACAGCGCATCCACGCTTCTATCCGCGCCCTGATCGCAGCCAAAGACGCAGCGGTGGCTGAGCAAGTGATCATCCAGTACGGCGGTTCAGTAAAACCAGAAAACGCAGAAGCTTACTTCGCCCAACCAGACATCGACGGTGCTCTGGTTGGCGGCGCATCTCTGGATGCGAAAAGCTTTGCCGCGATTGCTAAAGCAGCAGCAAAAGCCAAAGCTTAA
- a CDS encoding DUF805 domain-containing protein codes for MSLRVMSLDSQSLQQLLFSFQGRVGRRTFWIWNLCYYLSIVVFIQLCHRLVPGLAPVLIPLLLLVLLIPDLAVTAKRWHDRNKTSWWLLLNVPLVIGRMMVPGAEDDMATTPTLLDTGATLLALLCGSWILIECGLLPAVEDNNRFGPPEQG; via the coding sequence ATGTCGTTAAGAGTTATGTCTTTAGATTCACAATCGTTACAGCAGTTGCTGTTCTCTTTTCAGGGCCGGGTCGGACGGCGTACCTTCTGGATCTGGAATCTGTGCTACTACCTGAGTATCGTGGTCTTTATTCAGCTGTGTCACCGCCTGGTGCCGGGGCTGGCTCCGGTCCTGATCCCTTTGCTGCTGCTGGTATTACTCATCCCCGATCTGGCCGTCACCGCCAAACGCTGGCACGATCGCAATAAAACCAGCTGGTGGTTGCTGCTCAATGTGCCGCTGGTGATCGGGCGTATGATGGTGCCGGGCGCCGAAGATGACATGGCCACCACGCCGACCTTGCTGGATACCGGAGCGACCCTGCTGGCGCTGCTGTGTGGCAGTTGGATTTTAATTGAGTGTGGCTTGTTACCCGCCGTTGAAGACAACAACCGGTTCGGCCCGCCGGAGCAGGGCTGA
- a CDS encoding 5-carboxymethyl-2-hydroxymuconate Delta-isomerase produces the protein MPNLVLEYSNSVEERVNVQGLLEDLHQVMIESGLFDVLTVKSRTLRCHHWLIGDQADSEDFIYISVEVMSGYSAEQKQALSQQLMQVLDSQTGQVRSLSVSIRELDQACFRSVMH, from the coding sequence ATGCCTAATTTGGTGCTGGAGTACTCTAATTCAGTTGAGGAGCGCGTCAATGTGCAGGGGCTGCTGGAAGATCTCCATCAAGTGATGATTGAGTCCGGATTATTTGATGTGCTGACGGTGAAATCACGCACCCTGCGCTGTCATCACTGGTTGATTGGCGATCAGGCCGACAGTGAAGACTTTATTTATATCAGTGTCGAAGTGATGTCCGGTTACAGCGCTGAGCAGAAGCAGGCGTTATCGCAGCAACTGATGCAAGTGCTCGACAGCCAGACCGGGCAGGTACGTAGCTTATCGGTCAGTATTCGTGAATTGGATCAGGCCTGTTTCCGTAGTGTGATGCATTGA
- a CDS encoding DUF3135 domain-containing protein: MSPPHTHEALQTLPPFDELVEMAKTDPDGFNRFKHTMCQEMIQSASDSMQARLQAQQSHIDLILSHCKNPDHANVTLMRELSMQMVKFRNALDGDLDEQSEAQVIPFRPRNDTWR; this comes from the coding sequence ATGTCCCCCCCACATACCCATGAAGCCCTGCAGACGCTGCCACCGTTTGATGAACTGGTCGAAATGGCCAAAACCGATCCGGATGGATTCAACCGCTTTAAGCACACCATGTGTCAGGAGATGATTCAGTCGGCCTCAGATAGCATGCAGGCCAGACTGCAGGCCCAGCAGAGCCACATCGACCTGATCCTCAGTCACTGCAAAAATCCCGACCACGCCAATGTGACCCTGATGCGCGAACTGTCGATGCAGATGGTAAAATTCCGCAATGCACTGGATGGCGATCTGGATGAACAAAGTGAAGCGCAGGTTATTCCATTCCGGCCGCGCAATGACACCTGGCGCTAA
- a CDS encoding co-chaperone GroES — MNIRPLHDRVIVERQEVESKSAGGIVLTGSAAEKSTRGKVLAVGKGRILENGTVLPLDVKVGDAVIFAEGYGTKSEKIDGKEVLILSENDILAIVE; from the coding sequence ATGAATATTCGTCCATTACATGACCGAGTTATCGTTGAACGCCAAGAAGTTGAATCTAAATCTGCTGGTGGAATTGTTCTCACTGGTTCTGCAGCTGAAAAGTCAACGCGCGGTAAAGTGCTTGCAGTAGGTAAAGGCCGCATTCTCGAAAACGGTACAGTTCTGCCTCTGGACGTGAAAGTTGGCGATGCAGTGATTTTTGCAGAAGGCTACGGCACCAAGTCAGAAAAAATCGACGGCAAAGAAGTACTGATTCTGTCTGAGAACGACATTCTGGCAATCGTTGAGTAA
- the groL gene encoding chaperonin GroEL (60 kDa chaperone family; promotes refolding of misfolded polypeptides especially under stressful conditions; forms two stacked rings of heptamers to form a barrel-shaped 14mer; ends can be capped by GroES; misfolded proteins enter the barrel where they are refolded when GroES binds): protein MAAKDVKFGNDARVKMLEGVNVLADAVKVTLGPKGRNVVLDKSFGSPTITKDGVSVAREIELEDKFQNMGAQMVKEVASQANDAAGDGTTTATVLAQAIVNEGLKAVAAGMNPMDLKRGIDKAVIAAVEELKALSVPCADNNAIAQVGTISANSDSSVGNIIAQAMEKVGRDGVITVEEGQALQDELDVVEGMQFDRGYLSPYFINNQEAGSVDLENPFILLVDKKVSNIRELLPVLEGVAKASRPLLIIAEDVEGEALATLVVNNMRGIVKVAAVKAPGFGDRRKAMLQDIAILTGGTVISEEIGLELEKAVLEDLGQAKRVTITKENTTVIDGAGEEAAIQGRVIQIRQQIEEATSDYDKEKLQERVAKLAGGVAVIKVGAATEVEMKEKKDRVEDALHATRAAVEEGVVAGGGVALIRAASKLTELTGDNEEQNVGIRVALRAMEAPIRQITKNAGDEESVVANNVKAGEGNYGYNAATGEYGDMIAMGILDPTKVTRSALQFAASVAGLMITTEAMVTELPQKDGPSMPDMGGMGGMGGMM from the coding sequence ATGGCTGCTAAAGACGTAAAATTTGGTAATGACGCTCGAGTAAAAATGCTGGAAGGTGTAAACGTTCTGGCTGATGCAGTAAAAGTAACCCTGGGCCCTAAAGGCCGTAACGTGGTACTGGACAAATCTTTTGGTTCACCAACGATTACTAAAGATGGTGTATCTGTGGCGCGTGAAATTGAACTGGAAGACAAATTCCAGAACATGGGCGCACAAATGGTGAAAGAAGTGGCGTCGCAGGCAAATGACGCAGCAGGCGACGGTACCACTACCGCGACTGTACTGGCACAGGCTATCGTCAACGAAGGTCTGAAAGCCGTGGCTGCGGGCATGAACCCGATGGATCTGAAGCGCGGTATCGACAAAGCGGTCATCGCGGCCGTTGAAGAGCTGAAAGCGCTGTCTGTTCCATGTGCAGACAACAACGCCATCGCGCAGGTAGGTACCATCTCTGCCAACTCTGATTCAAGCGTTGGTAACATCATTGCTCAGGCGATGGAAAAAGTCGGCCGTGACGGCGTGATCACCGTTGAAGAAGGTCAGGCTCTGCAGGACGAGCTGGACGTAGTAGAAGGTATGCAGTTTGACCGCGGTTACCTGTCTCCTTACTTCATCAACAACCAGGAAGCGGGCAGCGTTGATCTGGAAAACCCGTTCATCCTGCTGGTTGACAAGAAAGTGTCTAACATCCGTGAACTGCTGCCAGTTCTGGAAGGTGTCGCGAAAGCATCTCGTCCGCTGCTGATCATCGCAGAAGACGTAGAAGGCGAAGCGCTGGCAACACTGGTTGTCAACAACATGCGTGGTATCGTGAAAGTCGCCGCAGTGAAAGCTCCTGGTTTTGGCGATCGTCGTAAAGCGATGCTGCAGGATATCGCAATCCTGACTGGCGGTACTGTTATCTCTGAAGAGATCGGTCTGGAACTGGAAAAAGCGGTTCTGGAAGATCTGGGTCAGGCGAAACGTGTCACCATTACCAAAGAAAACACCACGGTTATCGACGGTGCCGGTGAAGAAGCCGCGATTCAGGGCCGTGTGATTCAGATTCGTCAGCAAATCGAAGAAGCAACTTCTGACTACGACAAAGAGAAACTGCAAGAGCGCGTGGCTAAACTGGCTGGCGGTGTTGCGGTCATCAAAGTTGGCGCAGCCACTGAAGTTGAAATGAAAGAGAAGAAAGACCGCGTTGAAGATGCACTGCACGCAACTCGTGCAGCGGTAGAAGAAGGCGTCGTTGCTGGTGGTGGTGTGGCTCTGATCCGTGCTGCATCGAAACTGACTGAACTGACTGGCGACAACGAAGAGCAGAACGTCGGTATCCGCGTTGCTCTGCGTGCGATGGAAGCTCCAATCCGTCAAATCACTAAGAACGCAGGCGATGAAGAGTCTGTGGTTGCCAACAACGTGAAAGCGGGTGAAGGTAACTACGGTTACAACGCAGCGACTGGTGAATACGGCGATATGATCGCAATGGGTATTCTGGATCCAACCAAAGTAACCCGTAGCGCACTGCAATTTGCAGCGTCTGTTGCCGGCCTGATGATCACCACTGAAGCTATGGTGACTGAACTGCCACAGAAAGACGGCCCATCAATGCCTGACATGGGCGGTATGGGTGGCATGGGCGGCATGATGTAA